In Methanothermococcus thermolithotrophicus DSM 2095, one DNA window encodes the following:
- a CDS encoding metallophosphoesterase, translating to MRIMGLTDLHGKLIHFNKILMYKPDLILIAGDITHFGRDLRILDILKNVNKKVRILTVPGNCDTPEVIKKLDDYGFNMDGKYIEFKNLKIIGLGGSNKTPFNTPNEYSEEELYNKFKNAVKYIQKDELRGNFIFLSHAPPKDTMADRVRDTHVGSEAVRKIIEEYQPKLCICGHIHESRCIDKIGDTIIINPSPECFSVYDSETKIKDKSVLPSRLSAYLEILEF from the coding sequence ATGAGGATAATGGGTTTAACCGATTTACATGGCAAATTAATACACTTCAATAAAATTTTAATGTATAAGCCAGACCTAATTTTAATAGCGGGGGATATAACCCATTTTGGACGAGATTTAAGAATATTGGATATTTTGAAAAATGTGAATAAAAAGGTAAGAATTTTGACAGTTCCCGGCAACTGTGATACCCCTGAGGTTATAAAAAAGCTGGATGATTATGGATTTAATATGGATGGAAAATATATAGAATTCAAAAACCTTAAAATTATAGGGTTAGGAGGGAGTAACAAAACACCATTCAACACTCCAAACGAATATAGTGAAGAGGAATTATACAATAAATTTAAAAATGCCGTAAAGTACATTCAAAAGGATGAATTGAGGGGTAATTTTATATTTTTATCCCATGCCCCACCTAAAGATACTATGGCTGATAGAGTGAGAGATACCCACGTTGGCAGTGAAGCTGTAAGAAAAATAATTGAGGAATATCAACCAAAACTATGTATATGTGGTCATATCCATGAAAGCAGGTGTATAGATAAAATAGGGGATACTATTATAATCAACCCATCTCCAGAATGTTTTTCAGTATATGACTCAGAAACTAAAATTAAGGATAAATCAGTTCTCCCGTCACGCTTATCAGCGTATCTGGAAATTTTGGAATTTTAA
- a CDS encoding class III signal peptide-containing protein, with protein MRFLKKLASKKGQVSMEIGILVAAAVAVAAIAAYFYVKNVKGAAEKAGEGANATVGNLSSAATSKAQEISNL; from the coding sequence ATGAGATTTTTAAAAAAATTAGCATCCAAAAAGGGGCAGGTTTCAATGGAAATCGGTATTTTAGTAGCTGCTGCAGTTGCCGTTGCTGCAATAGCTGCTTACTTCTATGTGAAGAATGTTAAAGGAGCTGCAGAAAAAGCAGGGGAAGGTGCAAACGCAACAGTAGGTAATTTATCGTCTGCAGCTACATCAAAAGCCCAAGAGATAAGTAATCTTTAG
- a CDS encoding COG1361 S-layer family protein — MGKIIDNPIEHVSKFIVCLLMVIVTISSAYALQMDEPQYNPNIIHPGDDVDLWFKITNDDYNNEVRDVRVSIKSHYPFELKQVNPTKGVATITHLNAGESDTVYFKLHVNEEAPSRDYRLDVTIYYDVVEYDNGEEVVTHYEFTKIYYLPVYGLANFEITNSNDNVTLTPAKTQTIPIVIKNKGTGTAKQCTLTINGNDYITPVDTTKFYMGSLNSGESETLDLKLYTNEKTPEGSYLIPATLNWIDEDGIQRTENINIGFVVQGDVLLGISNVVTTPKEIKPGDTYVRIDTTITNNGHGKAKDIQLKLIADYPFKDSWSNANFKDIGTLFGGDSKEVSFYVDVGRYTPPKHYQVPINITYLDIFNKKHSLTKTVDIYIKPKPIVEIIPEEHIVQAGKENTIYITVKNIGNEKGENIKISAIRNSKQPFDYPQKSDIVGTLSPNETGTGAIVVAVDKNAIPKEYTITVELRAVGDREEGDDNVYITQKTVKLKVEKSSTWSLIPSITIATLLIVTAYLYFRRGKK, encoded by the coding sequence ATGGGAAAAATTATTGATAATCCTATTGAACATGTGAGTAAATTTATAGTATGTTTATTGATGGTAATTGTTACTATTTCAAGTGCTTATGCTTTACAAATGGATGAACCACAGTACAATCCAAATATAATCCATCCTGGAGATGATGTGGATTTATGGTTTAAAATAACAAACGATGATTACAACAATGAAGTAAGGGATGTTAGAGTATCAATAAAATCCCACTATCCATTTGAATTAAAACAGGTTAATCCTACCAAGGGTGTTGCCACAATTACCCATTTGAATGCTGGAGAGAGCGATACAGTTTATTTTAAACTGCATGTAAATGAAGAGGCCCCTTCAAGAGACTATAGATTGGATGTAACCATATATTACGATGTTGTTGAATATGATAATGGAGAAGAGGTTGTAACCCATTATGAATTTACAAAAATCTACTATTTGCCAGTGTATGGTCTTGCAAACTTTGAAATAACGAATAGTAATGATAACGTTACATTAACGCCTGCAAAAACCCAAACAATTCCAATAGTTATTAAAAATAAAGGAACTGGAACCGCAAAACAATGCACTTTAACAATAAATGGAAATGACTACATAACTCCAGTAGATACCACCAAATTTTACATGGGAAGTTTAAACTCTGGTGAAAGTGAAACTTTAGATTTAAAACTGTATACAAATGAAAAAACACCAGAAGGTTCTTATTTGATACCAGCAACCTTAAACTGGATTGATGAGGATGGGATCCAAAGGACTGAAAATATAAATATTGGATTTGTTGTTCAAGGGGATGTTTTGTTGGGAATCTCCAATGTAGTTACAACACCAAAAGAGATTAAGCCTGGAGATACCTATGTTAGAATAGACACAACAATTACAAACAATGGACATGGTAAAGCAAAGGACATACAGTTAAAACTTATTGCAGATTATCCATTTAAGGACAGCTGGAGTAATGCAAACTTTAAGGATATTGGAACATTATTTGGTGGGGATAGTAAAGAGGTAAGTTTCTACGTGGATGTTGGCAGGTATACTCCACCAAAACACTATCAAGTGCCTATAAACATAACTTATTTGGATATATTTAACAAAAAACACTCTTTAACTAAGACCGTAGATATTTACATAAAACCAAAGCCCATAGTTGAAATAATCCCAGAAGAACACATTGTACAGGCAGGTAAGGAAAATACCATTTACATAACTGTAAAAAATATAGGAAATGAGAAAGGGGAGAATATAAAAATAAGTGCAATAAGAAATTCAAAACAGCCGTTTGACTATCCCCAAAAAAGCGATATAGTTGGAACATTAAGTCCAAATGAGACGGGAACTGGGGCTATTGTTGTAGCTGTGGATAAAAATGCAATTCCAAAGGAATACACAATAACAGTTGAGTTAAGGGCCGTAGGAGATAGGGAAGAAGGGGACGACAACGTATATATAACTCAAAAAACTGTAAAATTAAAGGTTGAGAAAAGTAGCACTTGGTCCTTAATTCCATCAATTACGATAGCTACACTATTGATAGTAACTGCATACTTATACTTTAGAAGAGGTAAGAAATAG
- a CDS encoding MMPL family transporter, which yields MIEKILKKTASFSEENPILMVLIILIITIFAGISSTNIKSQTAFEKMLPQDDPVIKTLYEVRDNFGGTDVVAIAIKLKPSDSPDKVNDIRDPRVLKLIKFIEDDLKDVNGITKVSSPADEIIQRNDGNIPNDLDTVKEIYNSLPDDKKNRIYNADYSMVIVNADTDVGGDKSKLRRVMADVYETVDDAPVPPGVEVVYTGTPAMNLLTDKLMKKSQSFTTLLGLAGILIVLYLYFRKPLSAAMPLIPVLIAVVWTGGAMGLLGIPLDMATAGMGSLLLGMGIDYGIHLMHRYEEERTKNKRPMKESLETAVVSTGTAIFTTTTTTIIGFLALTMAPLPLMANLGRVCAIGIFFCMCVVIALLPALLVIEEKYVTSRYKKNNNSLSSSGAQDMKK from the coding sequence ATGATTGAAAAGATTTTAAAAAAAACAGCCAGTTTTTCAGAAGAAAATCCCATTTTAATGGTTTTGATTATTCTTATTATTACGATCTTTGCGGGAATTTCTTCAACAAATATAAAATCTCAAACTGCATTTGAAAAGATGCTTCCTCAGGATGATCCTGTAATAAAGACATTATACGAGGTTAGGGATAATTTTGGAGGAACTGACGTTGTTGCAATAGCTATAAAATTAAAACCTTCTGACAGCCCCGATAAGGTAAACGACATAAGAGATCCAAGGGTTCTTAAATTGATAAAGTTTATTGAAGACGATTTAAAAGATGTCAACGGCATTACTAAGGTAAGTTCACCTGCAGATGAAATAATCCAAAGAAATGATGGGAATATCCCGAATGATTTGGATACAGTAAAAGAAATTTACAATTCACTTCCCGATGATAAAAAAAATAGAATTTATAATGCTGATTACTCCATGGTGATAGTAAATGCTGATACCGATGTGGGGGGAGATAAAAGTAAGTTAAGGAGAGTTATGGCCGATGTTTATGAGACTGTGGATGATGCTCCGGTTCCTCCTGGTGTAGAGGTTGTATATACCGGAACGCCTGCGATGAACCTTTTAACAGATAAATTAATGAAAAAGAGCCAATCTTTTACAACATTACTGGGTTTAGCCGGAATTTTAATCGTACTATACCTTTACTTTAGAAAGCCACTTTCTGCAGCTATGCCATTAATTCCTGTGTTAATTGCAGTAGTTTGGACTGGCGGGGCGATGGGACTACTCGGTATCCCATTGGATATGGCAACTGCAGGTATGGGTTCTTTGTTACTTGGTATGGGTATTGATTATGGAATACATCTAATGCACAGGTATGAGGAAGAAAGGACTAAAAATAAAAGACCTATGAAGGAGTCACTAGAAACCGCCGTTGTAAGCACCGGAACTGCAATATTTACTACAACTACAACAACAATTATTGGGTTTTTAGCACTTACAATGGCCCCACTACCACTGATGGCAAACTTAGGAAGAGTTTGTGCAATAGGTATTTTCTTCTGTATGTGTGTCGTCATAGCACTATTACCTGCCTTGTTAGTAATTGAGGAGAAATATGTAACTTCACGATACAAAAAAAATAATAATTCATTATCCTCGAGCGGAGCTCAAGACATGAAAAAATAA
- a CDS encoding GbsR/MarR family transcriptional regulator: MGDIEDVKKIIVELFSELARIHGHSKSVGEVHAVIYLSEKPLCIADIMEELGISKGNVSMALRKLEELGLIRKVWIKGDRKNYYETVDRFFPFKNIVEKRHALVAQTYEKLKEIEQKSEGKEKEFIKQKIKGIERMKKASEKVLQILDELSY; encoded by the coding sequence ATGGGAGATATCGAAGATGTTAAAAAAATTATTGTAGAGTTATTTTCAGAACTGGCTAGAATTCATGGTCACAGTAAATCAGTAGGCGAAGTTCATGCGGTGATTTACCTTTCAGAAAAACCTCTCTGTATAGCCGACATTATGGAGGAGTTGGGAATAAGTAAGGGTAACGTGAGCATGGCCCTAAGAAAACTTGAGGAATTGGGTTTAATTAGAAAAGTCTGGATTAAAGGAGATAGAAAAAATTACTACGAGACTGTAGATAGATTTTTCCCATTTAAGAATATAGTAGAAAAGAGACATGCGCTCGTAGCTCAGACTTATGAGAAATTAAAAGAAATAGAACAAAAATCAGAAGGGAAAGAGAAAGAATTCATAAAACAGAAGATAAAGGGGATTGAGAGGATGAAAAAAGCTTCTGAGAAGGTTTTACAAATTCTTGATGAATTAAGCTACTAG
- a CDS encoding AtpZ/AtpI family protein, whose amino-acid sequence MLEITFEIVVPIVLGIIVGYILGINYDNNIFIVIGFFIGILVSFLRIVKFIKNYNKKGRK is encoded by the coding sequence ATGTTAGAAATAACATTTGAAATAGTAGTACCAATTGTTTTGGGAATTATTGTAGGATATATTTTAGGGATTAACTATGACAATAATATTTTTATCGTAATCGGATTTTTTATCGGAATTTTAGTAAGTTTTTTAAGAATTGTAAAATTCATTAAAAATTATAATAAAAAAGGAAGGAAATAA
- a CDS encoding RNA-guided pseudouridylation complex pseudouridine synthase subunit Cbf5, which yields MELLIKEESDTNPEYGTNPYDRDMNELLKNGLVLIDKPSGPTSHEVSSWVKNILNIDKAGHGGTLDPKVTGVLPIGLENTTKCIPIWHMLPKEYVCLMHLHRETDEDNLKKVFKEFTGRILQRPPLKAAVKRSLRIRKIYNMDILEIDGKDILFKVRCQSGTYIRKLVDDIGEALGTSAHMQELRRSKSGPFEESETIYLQDLKDAYHFWKEDNDEEELRKIIKPMEYGLRHLKKIVIKDSAVDAVCHGADVYVKGISKLSKGIGTQEVVLIETLKGEAVAIGKAITNTKEILKAEDGVAVDVERVLMEPGTYPRMWKKNKNKK from the coding sequence TTGGAACTTTTAATTAAGGAAGAATCTGATACCAACCCAGAATATGGAACAAACCCTTATGATAGAGATATGAATGAGCTCTTAAAAAATGGGCTTGTATTAATAGACAAACCATCTGGTCCAACATCTCACGAGGTATCTTCGTGGGTTAAAAATATTTTAAATATAGATAAGGCAGGGCATGGAGGAACCCTTGACCCAAAGGTAACTGGAGTTTTACCTATTGGACTTGAAAACACCACAAAATGCATTCCAATCTGGCACATGCTCCCAAAAGAATACGTATGTCTAATGCACCTCCACAGGGAGACTGACGAGGATAACTTAAAAAAAGTTTTTAAAGAATTTACTGGAAGAATACTACAAAGACCCCCATTAAAAGCAGCTGTAAAAAGAAGTTTGAGAATAAGGAAAATATACAACATGGATATTTTGGAAATCGATGGAAAAGATATATTATTCAAAGTTAGATGCCAATCTGGAACATACATAAGGAAGCTTGTAGATGACATTGGCGAAGCTCTTGGAACCTCTGCCCATATGCAGGAGTTAAGAAGAAGCAAAAGCGGGCCTTTTGAAGAATCTGAGACCATTTATTTGCAGGATTTAAAGGATGCATACCATTTTTGGAAAGAAGATAATGACGAAGAAGAGCTCAGAAAAATAATAAAGCCCATGGAGTACGGACTACGGCACTTAAAAAAGATAGTGATCAAAGACAGTGCCGTAGATGCAGTATGTCATGGCGCAGATGTTTATGTTAAAGGTATTTCAAAACTAAGTAAAGGAATAGGTACTCAAGAAGTGGTATTGATAGAAACACTAAAAGGAGAAGCTGTTGCAATAGGTAAAGCCATCACTAACACGAAAGAAATTTTAAAGGCCGAGGATGGTGTAGCTGTAGATGTTGAAAGGGTATTGATGGAACCTGGAACCTATCCTAGAATGTGGAAGAAAAATAAAAATAAAAAATAA
- a CDS encoding ferredoxin family protein, with product MKITIDENYCKGCDICIVVCPRDVYVKSDKLNKKGIYPPNPVNVDKCTKCQLCILQCPDQAITLEE from the coding sequence ATGAAGATAACAATAGATGAAAACTACTGTAAAGGTTGCGACATATGTATAGTTGTATGCCCCAGAGACGTTTATGTAAAATCTGATAAATTAAATAAAAAGGGAATATATCCCCCAAATCCTGTAAACGTAGATAAATGTACAAAATGTCAACTATGCATCCTCCAGTGCCCAGATCAAGCTATAACCCTTGAAGAATAA
- the comE gene encoding sulfopyruvate decarboxylase subunit beta, translating into MGELRRIDIIRILMEYIDDELVISNIGIPSKELYHVKDREKNFYMLGSMGLASSIGLGLATSTEQKVVVIDGDGSVLMNMGSLSTIGHVKPKNLVLLIVDNSAYGSTGNQPTHTNKVIISKIAEGCELDAVEVRSEDELREAIKKSLREDGTKVIVAKATAYNEKVKNIDINPVVIKHRFMNALNSDKNKN; encoded by the coding sequence ATGGGAGAACTTAGAAGAATAGATATAATAAGAATATTGATGGAATACATTGACGATGAGCTCGTAATCAGCAACATAGGTATTCCAAGTAAGGAACTCTACCATGTAAAAGATAGAGAAAAGAATTTTTACATGCTCGGTTCAATGGGTTTGGCTTCTTCAATAGGTTTGGGATTGGCTACTTCAACAGAACAGAAGGTAGTTGTAATCGATGGAGATGGCTCAGTTTTAATGAATATGGGCTCACTATCTACAATAGGGCATGTTAAACCTAAGAATCTGGTTTTGTTAATTGTGGATAACTCTGCCTATGGCTCAACTGGTAACCAACCTACCCATACAAACAAAGTAATTATCTCTAAAATAGCTGAAGGATGTGAGCTCGATGCCGTAGAAGTGAGAAGTGAAGATGAATTAAGGGAGGCCATAAAAAAATCTTTAAGAGAGGATGGTACAAAAGTCATTGTTGCAAAGGCTACGGCATACAATGAAAAAGTTAAAAATATCGATATAAATCCTGTTGTGATAAAACACAGGTTTATGAACGCATTAAATTCAGACAAAAATAAGAATTAA
- a CDS encoding HisA/HisF family protein → MEIIPVLDLMDKIAVHGKSGNRQEYKPLKSILCNSSNPVEIVEKYKENGVKTVYIADLDAIMGKGDNFETIKKIDINKIVDAGVKNRDDLQKVLKICDKAIIGTETLKDLSLLTEKDIILSLDFKDGKLLNYDLDHILNEVNNTNDKIPLIILDISSVGTQRGINQELIKKIMDKTNNPVYIGGGIKNENDLKTAGDLGVKGVLIGTSIHNGTLNLKEIIQKYGE, encoded by the coding sequence ATGGAAATTATACCGGTTTTAGATTTAATGGATAAAATTGCAGTTCATGGTAAAAGCGGAAATAGACAAGAGTATAAACCATTAAAATCTATTTTATGTAACTCTTCCAACCCTGTGGAGATAGTAGAAAAATATAAAGAAAACGGAGTAAAAACCGTATATATTGCTGACTTAGACGCTATAATGGGAAAGGGAGATAATTTTGAGACAATCAAAAAAATAGATATTAACAAAATTGTGGATGCAGGAGTAAAGAATAGAGATGATTTACAAAAAGTTTTAAAAATTTGCGATAAGGCAATTATTGGAACAGAAACCTTAAAGGATTTGAGTTTATTAACAGAAAAAGACATCATACTTAGTTTGGATTTTAAAGATGGGAAGCTTTTAAACTATGATCTGGATCATATTTTAAATGAAGTCAACAATACCAATGATAAAATTCCTTTGATAATTTTGGATATATCCTCCGTAGGTACTCAAAGAGGTATTAATCAGGAATTGATAAAAAAAATCATGGACAAAACCAACAACCCGGTTTATATTGGAGGAGGTATTAAAAACGAAAACGACCTAAAAACTGCAGGTGATTTGGGAGTTAAGGGTGTTTTAATAGGAACATCAATTCATAACGGTACTTTAAATCTAAAGGAAATCATTCAAAAATATGGGGAATGA
- a CDS encoding formylmethanofuran dehydrogenase subunit B, with amino-acid sequence MVKVVKNVVCPFCGTLCDDIEVLVDDHNHIVGTRNACRIGNAKFMHFEGAVRYTKPLMRENKKDDFKEVDYETAVEETARLLVEAKLPLIYGWSATECHAQQKGIILGEKVGAVLDNTASVUHGPSLLAVQDVGYPVCTLGEIKNRADTVIFWGSNPMHAHPRHMSRYSVFARGFFRERGRKDRTMIVVDPRKTDTAKLADIHLQVEPHKDYELISAMRAALKGFKLEVDQVAGIPTETIYEAMDVCKSAQFGELHFAMGVTMSKGKHRIIDNAIQLIIDLNAYTKFGLIPMRGHYNVNGFNQVSTWLTGYPYAVDFSKGYPRYNPGETAANDLLQRGETDMMMNIASDPGAHFPQKAVQHMAKIPLVCIDPHQTPTTELANIIIPPAIAGVELGGTAYRMDGVPIALKKVVDPPEGLLTDTEILKMLIKKVDEMM; translated from the coding sequence TTGGTAAAAGTTGTTAAAAACGTAGTATGTCCTTTTTGTGGGACACTATGTGATGATATAGAAGTTCTCGTCGATGACCACAATCACATCGTGGGAACAAGAAACGCATGTAGAATAGGAAATGCAAAGTTCATGCATTTTGAAGGTGCGGTTAGATATACAAAACCGTTAATGAGAGAAAATAAGAAAGATGATTTTAAGGAAGTTGATTACGAAACTGCAGTTGAAGAAACTGCTAGATTGCTTGTTGAAGCAAAACTTCCTCTTATCTATGGATGGAGTGCTACAGAATGCCACGCACAGCAAAAAGGTATTATCCTTGGAGAAAAAGTAGGAGCAGTACTTGATAACACTGCGAGTGTTTGACACGGGCCATCATTATTAGCGGTACAGGATGTAGGATACCCAGTATGTACCCTTGGAGAAATTAAAAACAGAGCTGATACAGTTATATTCTGGGGTTCAAACCCAATGCATGCCCACCCAAGACACATGAGCAGATATTCAGTATTTGCTAGAGGGTTCTTCAGGGAAAGAGGTAGAAAAGACAGAACAATGATTGTCGTAGATCCAAGGAAAACAGATACAGCAAAATTGGCTGACATACACTTACAGGTAGAACCTCACAAGGACTATGAACTTATCAGCGCGATGAGAGCAGCATTAAAAGGGTTCAAGTTAGAAGTAGATCAGGTAGCAGGAATTCCAACAGAAACCATCTATGAAGCAATGGATGTCTGTAAAAGTGCTCAATTCGGGGAGCTCCACTTTGCAATGGGAGTAACAATGAGCAAAGGAAAGCACAGAATTATCGACAACGCAATTCAGTTGATCATAGACTTAAATGCCTACACCAAATTTGGTCTTATACCAATGAGAGGTCACTACAACGTTAACGGTTTCAACCAAGTAAGTACTTGGCTAACCGGTTATCCATACGCTGTAGACTTCTCAAAAGGTTACCCAAGGTATAACCCTGGAGAAACTGCTGCAAACGACCTTCTCCAGAGAGGAGAAACAGATATGATGATGAACATTGCTTCAGACCCTGGAGCTCACTTCCCTCAAAAGGCAGTACAACATATGGCAAAAATACCACTGGTATGCATAGACCCTCACCAAACTCCAACAACTGAGCTGGCAAACATAATAATACCGCCAGCAATTGCTGGAGTGGAACTTGGAGGAACTGCTTATAGAATGGACGGAGTTCCAATCGCTCTTAAAAAAGTCGTTGATCCTCCTGAAGGACTTCTAACTGACACAGAAATACTTAAGATGCTTATTAAGAAAGTAGACGAAATGATGTAA
- the vhuB gene encoding F420-non-reducing hydrogenase associated-polyferredoxin VhuB: MAGISIQEDVCLVCNACAKACPTEAIEIAPFKTCILCFSCAGACPTGALVEKDGKIIFNGTKCVKCGACAKACPVGIKKVDDRFPYSKGHCVLCEKCVEICPIDIISIPGKIEKPKKEVTIPQEPIAVTDDCVACGVCVDECPVDAITVEEGKAVVDKDKCIYCTVCSQTCPWNAIFVAGKMPKKRQKTIKSFTVDDEVCIGCEKCVEICPGSMIKYDADRLLVDLPAACPACHLCEINCPVDAINLEVEYEPPKPITQEGLVWLEEKCKYCGPCAMKCPTGAIKVVNAKGMELPSRKKTDRKNEFRMCIRCGACTVACPTGALKMGKVTHDGKEYDRIEFNPSLCDKCGACVEVCPQSTLELSDDDEMPLKGYCVMCLKCIDACNKAKKEALVLK; the protein is encoded by the coding sequence TTGGCAGGAATATCAATACAAGAGGATGTATGCCTTGTATGTAATGCCTGTGCTAAGGCATGTCCTACAGAGGCAATAGAAATCGCTCCATTCAAGACCTGTATATTATGTTTCTCATGTGCAGGAGCATGTCCTACAGGAGCATTGGTTGAGAAGGACGGCAAGATAATATTTAATGGAACAAAATGTGTAAAATGTGGAGCATGTGCAAAAGCATGTCCAGTTGGAATTAAAAAAGTAGATGATAGATTCCCATATTCAAAGGGCCACTGTGTCCTATGTGAAAAATGTGTTGAAATTTGTCCTATAGATATAATTTCAATTCCTGGAAAAATCGAAAAACCTAAAAAAGAAGTTACCATCCCACAAGAACCAATAGCAGTTACTGACGACTGTGTAGCATGTGGAGTTTGCGTGGATGAATGTCCAGTTGATGCAATTACCGTTGAAGAAGGTAAGGCAGTAGTTGACAAAGATAAATGTATCTACTGTACAGTATGTTCACAGACATGTCCATGGAATGCAATATTCGTTGCAGGAAAAATGCCTAAAAAAAGACAGAAAACAATTAAATCATTCACAGTTGATGATGAAGTATGTATCGGCTGTGAAAAATGTGTTGAAATCTGTCCAGGAAGCATGATCAAATATGATGCAGATAGGCTTCTAGTGGATTTACCTGCAGCATGTCCAGCATGTCATCTATGCGAAATTAACTGTCCTGTCGATGCAATAAACTTGGAGGTAGAGTACGAACCTCCAAAACCAATAACACAGGAAGGTCTAGTGTGGCTCGAAGAAAAGTGTAAATACTGTGGACCATGTGCTATGAAGTGTCCAACAGGAGCAATAAAAGTAGTCAATGCAAAAGGGATGGAACTTCCAAGCAGAAAAAAGACCGACAGGAAAAATGAGTTTAGAATGTGTATTAGGTGTGGGGCCTGTACAGTGGCATGTCCAACAGGCGCTTTGAAAATGGGAAAAGTAACCCATGATGGGAAAGAATACGACAGAATAGAATTCAATCCATCATTATGTGATAAATGTGGCGCTTGTGTTGAAGTCTGTCCACAGAGCACGTTGGAACTTAGCGACGACGACGAAATGCCTTTAAAGGGATACTGCGTTATGTGCTTGAAGTGCATTGACGCATGTAACAAGGCTAAAAAAGAAGCTTTGGTATTAAAATAA
- the vhuU gene encoding F420-non-reducing hydrogenase selenoprotein subunit VhuU has translation MVDEKKLNLIEMVLRAYDPUYSCAAHMIVKDEKGNVILEVVKEE, from the coding sequence ATGGTTGATGAGAAAAAATTGAACTTAATTGAGATGGTTTTAAGGGCTTATGACCCATGATACTCATGTGCAGCTCACATGATCGTCAAGGATGAAAAAGGAAATGTCATCCTTGAAGTAGTTAAAGAAGAATAA